The Chryseobacterium wanjuense genome includes a window with the following:
- a CDS encoding short chain dehydrogenase — translation MDSKKLKIIVIGSSGTIGKEVSKNLEGNGHEVIRVSRNSGDFHADIQDKNSLEQLFRSVGNFDAVANAAGDVKFGPLENFTDQDFAFSFESKLMGQINIVRTALPFINDNGSFTLISGVLTDEPIAGGIIGTTVNGAIEGFVKASSYELPRNIRINCISPTVLVESEDYHPFFPGFIPVEAWKVAKAYEKSIAGVFNGRIIKV, via the coding sequence ATGGATTCTAAAAAGTTAAAAATCATCGTCATCGGATCAAGCGGCACGATTGGAAAGGAAGTTTCAAAAAATCTTGAAGGAAATGGTCATGAAGTGATCCGGGTTTCCCGAAACTCTGGAGATTTTCATGCGGATATTCAGGATAAAAATAGTTTGGAACAGCTTTTCAGATCGGTTGGAAATTTCGATGCAGTGGCCAATGCTGCCGGAGATGTAAAATTCGGACCTCTGGAAAATTTCACAGATCAGGATTTTGCCTTTTCTTTCGAAAGCAAATTGATGGGGCAGATCAATATTGTTCGTACCGCACTGCCTTTCATTAATGATAACGGTTCATTTACCTTAATTTCAGGAGTTCTTACAGACGAGCCTATCGCCGGAGGTATCATCGGAACTACCGTGAATGGAGCTATCGAAGGCTTTGTGAAGGCCAGTTCTTATGAATTGCCGAGAAATATCAGAATCAATTGTATCAGTCCGACTGTTTTAGTGGAATCGGAGGATTATCATCCATTTTTCCCTGGTTTTATCCCTGTTGAAGCCTGGAAAGTAGCGAAGGCTTATGAAAAATCGATTGCCGGAGTTTTTAATGGAAGGATTATTAAAGTGTAA
- a CDS encoding helix-turn-helix domain-containing protein — protein MDYVDINSISELHDFFRYEKPLHPLVTVVDLAKVDRSHRKPDAVYRLDLYSIACKKIEGSFQYGRTNYDFSEGTMMFTAPHQTLSPGMENKVSGWGIYIHPDFLNATGKGHKLTEYSFFGYDTSEGLHISEAERLVLEDCVKNIQKEISLNVDKHSYHIILTNLELLLSYCERFYERQFFTRTKASNDVVANFERLLNDYFAQETLVQSGIPDVAYFAGKLNMSPNYLSDLLKKYTGKSCQEYIHLKLIDKAKALLWSTDESISGIAYDLGFEHPSHFTKLFKNKTGMSPKSYRNLN, from the coding sequence ATGGATTATGTAGACATCAATTCGATTTCGGAACTGCACGATTTTTTTCGGTATGAAAAGCCATTGCATCCGCTTGTGACCGTTGTTGATCTGGCTAAAGTCGACCGGAGCCACAGGAAACCCGATGCCGTTTACAGACTGGATTTATATTCCATTGCCTGTAAAAAAATAGAAGGAAGTTTTCAGTACGGAAGAACGAATTATGATTTCTCCGAAGGAACGATGATGTTTACGGCTCCGCATCAGACCTTGTCTCCCGGAATGGAAAATAAAGTGAGCGGTTGGGGAATTTACATTCATCCCGATTTCCTGAATGCCACAGGAAAAGGACATAAACTGACGGAATATTCATTTTTCGGGTATGATACAAGCGAAGGGCTGCATATTTCGGAAGCGGAAAGGCTTGTGCTGGAAGACTGTGTGAAAAATATTCAGAAAGAAATTTCCTTGAATGTAGATAAGCATTCTTACCATATTATTCTGACGAATCTGGAGTTGCTGCTGTCGTATTGTGAGCGGTTTTATGAACGCCAGTTTTTTACCAGAACAAAAGCGAGTAATGATGTGGTTGCCAATTTTGAACGGTTGCTGAATGATTATTTTGCTCAGGAAACGCTGGTGCAGTCAGGAATTCCGGACGTTGCCTATTTTGCCGGAAAACTGAATATGTCACCGAATTACCTTTCGGATTTATTAAAAAAATACACCGGAAAATCCTGTCAGGAATATATTCATTTAAAATTAATTGATAAAGCGAAAGCATTGTTGTGGAGTACCGACGAATCCATCAGCGGAATCGCATATGATCTGGGATTTGAGCACCCGTCACACTTCACAAAGCTTTTCAAAAACAAAACCGGAATGTCACCTAAATCTTATAGAAATCTCAATTAA
- a CDS encoding SDR family NAD(P)-dependent oxidoreductase: protein METNNHNQKIAVITGGSRGIGKSIAINAAKRGIAVILTYNNNPEQGKAVAEEINANGGKAIALKLNVADISTFSGFADEVSKTLKDWGRDSFDYLVNNAGIAQRTLIKDTTEAIFDELINVNFKGVFFLTQQLEPLMENGGQIINISSGLARFAFPTVAVYGAIKAGIDSLTRYFAKEFADKKIRANSVAPGAIDTEFGGGKGDESHRQQIAGMTALGRLGEADDVGLFVASMLSDDSRFVNAQRIEISGGIYI from the coding sequence ATGGAAACAAATAATCACAATCAGAAAATCGCGGTGATCACAGGTGGAAGCCGCGGAATTGGAAAAAGTATCGCTATCAATGCCGCAAAACGTGGGATAGCTGTTATTTTAACCTACAACAACAATCCGGAACAGGGAAAAGCCGTAGCAGAAGAAATCAATGCAAATGGTGGAAAAGCAATTGCTTTGAAATTAAATGTAGCCGATATCAGCACATTTTCAGGTTTTGCTGATGAAGTATCAAAAACGTTGAAAGATTGGGGCAGAGATTCTTTCGATTATCTTGTAAATAATGCAGGAATCGCCCAAAGAACATTAATAAAAGATACCACGGAAGCTATTTTTGATGAATTAATTAATGTTAATTTTAAAGGTGTATTTTTTCTCACGCAACAATTGGAGCCTTTGATGGAAAACGGAGGGCAGATCATTAATATATCATCCGGTTTGGCCAGATTTGCATTTCCGACAGTTGCGGTCTACGGCGCGATCAAAGCCGGAATTGATTCCTTAACGAGATATTTTGCGAAAGAATTTGCAGACAAAAAAATCAGGGCCAATTCTGTGGCTCCCGGAGCTATTGATACAGAATTCGGTGGAGGAAAAGGAGATGAAAGCCACCGTCAGCAAATTGCGGGAATGACAGCTTTAGGAAGACTCGGAGAAGCCGATGATGTGGGTCTTTTTGTAGCTTCAATGCTTTCTGATGACAGCCGGTTTGTGAATGCTCAGCGTATTGAAATCAGTGGAGGAATTTATATTTAA
- a CDS encoding M16 family metallopeptidase, whose protein sequence is MKKRLLSVAAAAFFGMALNAQQIKFEEYDLPNGLHVILHQDNSAPVVTTGVMYHVGAKDEVKGRTGFAHFFEHLLFEGTPNIKRGEWFKIVSSNGGQNNANTTNDRTYYYETFPSNNEQLGLWMEAERMRHALINQVGVDTQREVVKEEKRLRMDNQPYGNLFTTIQKNLFTNHPYNWPTIGSMEDLNAAKLDEFQAFYKKYYVPNNATLVVAGDIKPEQTKKWIQEYYGGIPKGTLYPKNFPKDTPITQEKEVTATDPNIQLPAYVFAYRTPGNKEKDAYVLDMLSSYLSNGKSSVLYKKLVDQDKKALQVAAFNQGLEDYSIFAFFAIPMGQTTKATLQADIDAEIKKLQTTLISEEDYQKLQNQYENQFVNANSSIQGIAASLATNHVLMGDTNLINKEIDIYRSITRQDLQNAAKKYLNSNQRIIINYVPEKK, encoded by the coding sequence ATGAAAAAGCGACTTCTTTCTGTTGCTGCAGCGGCTTTCTTCGGGATGGCTCTGAATGCACAACAAATTAAATTCGAAGAGTATGACTTACCAAACGGTCTTCACGTAATTCTTCATCAGGACAATTCTGCACCGGTAGTTACAACAGGTGTAATGTATCACGTAGGTGCAAAAGATGAAGTAAAAGGAAGAACAGGTTTCGCGCATTTTTTCGAGCACCTTTTATTCGAAGGAACACCAAACATCAAAAGAGGTGAATGGTTCAAAATAGTTTCTTCAAACGGAGGACAAAACAACGCCAATACGACAAACGACAGAACGTATTACTACGAGACTTTCCCATCAAATAACGAACAATTGGGTCTTTGGATGGAAGCTGAAAGAATGCGTCACGCGTTGATCAACCAAGTTGGTGTAGACACACAAAGAGAGGTTGTAAAAGAAGAAAAAAGATTGAGAATGGATAACCAGCCTTATGGAAATCTTTTCACGACAATTCAGAAAAACTTATTTACCAATCACCCGTACAACTGGCCGACGATCGGTTCTATGGAAGATTTAAATGCTGCAAAACTAGATGAGTTCCAGGCATTTTATAAAAAATATTACGTTCCGAACAACGCTACTTTAGTCGTTGCCGGAGACATCAAGCCTGAGCAGACTAAAAAATGGATTCAGGAATATTACGGAGGAATTCCAAAAGGAACCCTATATCCTAAAAATTTCCCGAAAGACACTCCTATCACTCAGGAAAAAGAAGTAACAGCTACGGATCCTAACATCCAGCTTCCTGCTTACGTTTTTGCGTACAGAACGCCGGGTAACAAAGAGAAAGACGCTTATGTTCTGGATATGCTTTCTTCTTATTTAAGTAATGGTAAATCTTCGGTTTTATATAAAAAATTAGTTGACCAGGATAAAAAAGCACTTCAGGTAGCTGCTTTCAACCAAGGTCTTGAAGATTACAGTATTTTCGCATTCTTCGCGATCCCGATGGGACAGACTACTAAAGCAACTTTACAAGCTGACATCGATGCTGAAATCAAAAAACTTCAGACGACTTTAATCTCCGAAGAAGATTATCAGAAACTTCAAAACCAGTATGAAAACCAGTTTGTGAATGCCAACTCAAGCATTCAGGGAATTGCAGCTTCATTAGCAACGAACCACGTATTGATGGGAGATACCAACCTTATCAATAAAGAAATCGACATTTACAGATCTATCACAAGACAGGATCTGCAAAATGCGGCTAAAAAGTATCTTAATTCCAACCAAAGAATAATCATTAACTACGTACCTGAAAAGAAATAA